The following are encoded together in the Cyanobacteria bacterium QS_8_64_29 genome:
- a CDS encoding aspartate carbamoyltransferase → MRRHLLSLADCEPAEYETLLQTADRFRDVLAGRTKKVPALQGQMVANLFFEPSTRTRSSFELAAKRLSAEVLNLAAGSSSLSKGETILDTAQTYQAMGTDIMAVRHQQAGVPAAIAAEMDRLDWEVGIINAGDGQHEHPSQALLDLFALYCHLAPPSPRQFLAGKKIAIVGDILHSRVARSNVYSALAMGAEVSLAGPPTLLPSYLERLVDSERLSLHWSLAPALEGANFVMALRLQQERMAQQLVPSLQAYHRDYGLTRERLQRCHPELRLLHPGPVNRGVELESALVDDPQLSLIAQQVSAGLATRMALLYLIGDHGGGAAE, encoded by the coding sequence ATGCGGCGCCACCTTCTATCGCTAGCCGATTGCGAGCCGGCCGAGTACGAGACTCTGCTGCAAACCGCGGATCGGTTCCGCGATGTCCTCGCCGGCCGGACCAAAAAAGTGCCGGCCCTACAGGGCCAAATGGTGGCCAATCTGTTTTTTGAGCCCTCAACGCGCACGCGCAGCAGCTTCGAGCTGGCCGCCAAGCGCCTCTCGGCCGAGGTCCTCAACCTGGCAGCCGGCAGTTCCTCGCTCAGCAAAGGCGAAACCATTTTGGACACGGCCCAGACGTATCAGGCCATGGGAACCGACATTATGGCGGTCCGGCACCAACAGGCTGGGGTGCCCGCCGCGATCGCCGCCGAGATGGATCGCCTCGATTGGGAGGTGGGCATTATCAATGCCGGTGACGGCCAGCACGAGCACCCGTCTCAGGCCCTGCTGGATCTGTTCGCGCTCTACTGCCATTTGGCCCCACCCTCACCGCGACAGTTTTTGGCCGGCAAAAAAATCGCCATTGTGGGCGACATTCTGCACTCGCGCGTGGCGCGCTCGAACGTTTACAGCGCGCTCGCCATGGGGGCTGAGGTTAGCTTGGCCGGACCGCCCACACTCCTACCGAGCTACCTGGAGCGCTTGGTCGATAGCGAACGGCTCTCGCTGCACTGGTCGCTGGCGCCAGCCCTGGAAGGGGCCAACTTTGTCATGGCGCTGCGCTTGCAGCAGGAACGGATGGCGCAGCAGCTCGTGCCCAGCTTGCAGGCCTACCACCGCGACTACGGCCTCACGCGCGAGCGCTTGCAACGCTGCCACCCCGAGCTCCGACTGCTGCATCCGGGGCCGGTCAATCGGGGCGTCGAGCTCGAATCAGCGCTGGTTGACGACCCGCAACTGAGCCTAATTGCGCAACAAGTCAGCGCCGGCCTGGCAACGCGCATGGCGCTGCTGTACTTGATTGGCGATCACGGCGGGGGCGCGGCAGAATGA
- a CDS encoding molybdopterin synthase, giving the protein MPAPTSDPPVAARLAISAQPLSLDRVYALASAPSNGAIALMSGTVRNQTEGAAVTALEYQAHKPMAVSVFGQIEAEARRQWPALSQLVIHHRVGYLTVGETSVLVAAGAPHRGDAFAACRYAIDALKHRAPIWKKEYWADGSSDWVGMGACERSDSHGGDAVGRS; this is encoded by the coding sequence ATGCCAGCCCCAACCAGCGATCCGCCAGTGGCGGCGCGCTTGGCCATCTCGGCCCAGCCCCTATCATTGGATCGGGTCTATGCCCTGGCGAGCGCCCCCAGCAACGGCGCGATCGCCCTCATGAGCGGGACCGTGCGCAACCAGACCGAGGGGGCCGCCGTCACGGCCCTGGAGTACCAAGCCCACAAGCCCATGGCCGTCTCAGTCTTTGGCCAAATTGAGGCCGAGGCTCGCCGGCAGTGGCCCGCCCTCAGCCAGCTCGTCATCCACCATCGCGTGGGGTATCTCACAGTGGGCGAGACGAGCGTTCTGGTTGCAGCCGGCGCCCCCCACCGCGGCGATGCCTTTGCAGCCTGCCGCTACGCCATCGATGCGCTCAAGCACCGGGCGCCCATCTGGAAAAAAGAATACTGGGCTGATGGCTCGAGCGACTGGGTGGGCATGGGCGCGTGCGAGCGCTCGGACAGCCATGGTGGCGATGCAGTTGGCCGCAGCTAG
- a CDS encoding thiol-disulfide oxidoreductase: protein MPYHLIYDGDCNLCVSLVCLLEALDRGRQFDYTPMQDERALQAWDVSPQACALGMVAIDAQAPERRWQGSEAAELIAQQLPLAREAVAAYLAVPGLKRWGDRAYAQIRDRRYAWFGQRERTYRSAYPVGCQAREHCSPRQ, encoded by the coding sequence ATGCCCTACCACCTGATCTACGACGGCGATTGCAACCTGTGCGTTAGCTTGGTTTGCCTGCTGGAGGCGCTTGATCGCGGCCGGCAGTTCGACTATACGCCCATGCAGGATGAGCGGGCGTTGCAAGCTTGGGACGTCTCGCCGCAGGCGTGCGCCCTGGGCATGGTTGCCATTGATGCCCAGGCCCCCGAGCGCCGCTGGCAGGGCAGCGAGGCTGCCGAGCTCATCGCCCAACAGCTGCCGCTGGCGCGCGAGGCCGTCGCGGCCTATCTGGCCGTACCGGGCCTCAAACGCTGGGGCGATCGCGCTTACGCCCAAATCCGCGATCGCCGCTACGCCTGGTTCGGGCAGCGAGAGCGAACCTACCGCTCGGCCTATCCAGTGGGATGCCAGGCCCGGGAGCACTGCTCGCCGCGCCAGTGA
- a CDS encoding hydrolase translates to MAEREGTLQLGALVWFYREVNPRGAGERSPILLLHGLPAQSLIWGDLLPRLAKRGFRAIAPDWIGFGFSSKPDRRSFAYTPDAYVEALEGFRDALGLERFSLVVQGFLGSVGVQYAFRHPERIERLVVLNAPLAAGSKLPWKMRRWGWPLVGEMLTQDPLLVDRTLEGGSGYRIAEANLAAYRQPFLQSSDAGRALGAAIKNLNLGQAMAELEAGWPNWKKQTLLVWGSADPWLSPQRAQQLAAAPNIDLVELERAQHYPQEHWSPEIDPHLGTFLRRKSL, encoded by the coding sequence GTGGCCGAGCGCGAAGGAACGCTCCAACTGGGGGCGCTGGTTTGGTTCTATCGGGAGGTCAACCCGCGCGGCGCCGGCGAGCGGTCGCCCATCCTGCTGCTGCACGGGTTGCCCGCCCAGAGCCTGATTTGGGGCGATCTGCTGCCCCGCTTGGCCAAGCGCGGCTTCCGCGCCATTGCCCCCGACTGGATTGGCTTTGGCTTCTCTAGCAAGCCGGACCGGCGGAGCTTTGCCTACACGCCCGACGCGTACGTGGAGGCACTGGAGGGCTTTCGGGACGCCTTGGGCCTGGAGCGGTTCTCGCTAGTGGTTCAGGGGTTTTTGGGGTCAGTGGGGGTGCAGTACGCGTTTCGGCACCCTGAGCGCATCGAGCGCTTGGTGGTGCTCAATGCGCCGCTTGCCGCCGGCTCAAAGCTGCCCTGGAAGATGCGGCGTTGGGGCTGGCCCTTGGTGGGCGAGATGTTGACCCAGGATCCGCTGCTGGTTGATCGGACCTTGGAGGGCGGCAGCGGCTACCGCATTGCCGAAGCCAACTTGGCTGCCTACCGCCAACCGTTCCTGCAAAGCTCCGATGCCGGACGCGCGCTGGGGGCAGCCATCAAAAACCTCAACTTGGGTCAGGCCATGGCTGAACTTGAGGCCGGCTGGCCGAACTGGAAAAAGCAGACGCTGCTGGTTTGGGGCAGTGCCGATCCCTGGTTGAGCCCTCAGCGGGCCCAGCAACTGGCAGCTGCGCCCAATATCGATCTGGTCGAGCTCGAGCGCGCCCAACACTACCCGCAAGAGCACTGGTCGCCCGAAATCGATCCGCATCTGGGCACTTTTTTGCGGCGCAAGTCGCTCTAG
- the psbQ gene encoding photosystem II protein PsbQ gives MVERWKSSSEVRAWVMRRLRPLVSLLLAAAVTLGLVGCGAPSEKETATYSNEQIAQIQTRLQPVQQARERLPELEEAIEARRWSDVESLIHGPLGKLRRDMTYITRQLLPRDREQAEELADRVFDDLERIDAAAKSADRGSAVTNYGRAEQALEGFLDLVPQPDEAA, from the coding sequence ATGGTGGAACGATGGAAGAGCTCGTCAGAGGTGAGGGCTTGGGTTATGAGACGCTTGCGTCCGCTTGTTTCATTGCTGCTGGCCGCTGCCGTCACCCTCGGCCTGGTTGGTTGCGGCGCGCCCAGCGAGAAGGAAACGGCGACCTACAGCAACGAGCAAATCGCCCAAATCCAGACCCGTTTGCAGCCCGTGCAGCAGGCGCGGGAGCGGCTGCCCGAGCTGGAGGAGGCCATTGAAGCGCGGCGCTGGTCGGATGTGGAGTCGCTCATTCACGGGCCCTTGGGCAAGCTGCGCCGTGACATGACCTACATAACGCGCCAGCTGCTCCCGCGCGATCGCGAGCAGGCTGAAGAGCTCGCTGATCGGGTCTTTGACGATCTCGAGCGCATCGATGCTGCTGCCAAGTCAGCCGATCGCGGCAGCGCCGTCACCAACTACGGGCGAGCCGAGCAAGCCCTTGAGGGCTTTCTCGATCTGGTTCCGCAACCGGACGAAGCGGCATGA
- a CDS encoding FAD-dependent oxidoreductase — protein MSEVAVVGAGAVGAVIAYELSREPHLNVTLFDAQQPATGATGAALGLLLGAISGKTRGRAWRLREASLRRYETLIPELETLTGRTIPYNRQGLLQLRLSGDDPEPWQQLAATRSRQGWPLELWDRQQLQARCPHAAGPDVTGAVHSPCDRQLDPSALTQALVAGAQVNGAACQWGMAVESIEASERGNQRAGQYLHTTAGRWRFDWLVLAAGLGTASLAASLAPPPDLRPVLGQALRVRLPQTLGDPAFQPAITGGDVHLIPLGGREYWVGATVEFPDAAGEVSPNPAQLEQLWQAALGFCPALAEAEIRQHWWGRRPRPEGRAAPIIEALPGYRNVWVAAGHYRNGVLLAPATAQAIREVIGTATAAA, from the coding sequence ATGAGTGAGGTCGCGGTTGTCGGAGCTGGTGCCGTTGGCGCCGTGATCGCCTACGAGCTGAGCCGGGAACCGCACCTCAACGTCACCCTGTTCGACGCGCAGCAACCGGCAACAGGCGCTACGGGAGCGGCCCTGGGGCTGTTATTGGGGGCCATTAGCGGCAAGACGCGCGGTCGGGCGTGGCGCTTGCGCGAGGCCAGCCTGCGGCGCTATGAGACCCTCATTCCGGAACTGGAGACCCTCACGGGCCGCACCATTCCCTACAACCGCCAAGGTCTGCTCCAACTGCGCTTGAGCGGCGACGACCCCGAGCCTTGGCAGCAGCTGGCTGCCACGCGAAGCCGCCAGGGCTGGCCGCTCGAGCTGTGGGACCGCCAGCAGTTGCAGGCGCGCTGCCCGCATGCCGCCGGTCCTGACGTTACCGGTGCAGTTCACTCGCCCTGCGACCGGCAGCTGGATCCGAGCGCGCTCACCCAGGCACTGGTGGCCGGCGCGCAAGTCAACGGTGCCGCTTGCCAATGGGGAATGGCGGTCGAGTCTATTGAGGCTAGCGAGCGGGGCAACCAGCGCGCCGGCCAATACCTTCACACCACCGCCGGCCGCTGGCGCTTCGACTGGCTGGTGCTGGCGGCCGGGTTGGGAACCGCTTCCCTGGCCGCCTCGCTGGCACCGCCACCAGATTTGCGCCCCGTGCTGGGGCAAGCCCTGCGCGTTCGGCTGCCCCAAACGCTCGGCGATCCGGCCTTTCAACCCGCCATTACCGGCGGCGACGTGCACCTGATCCCGCTGGGCGGGCGCGAGTATTGGGTGGGGGCCACGGTGGAGTTTCCCGATGCTGCCGGCGAGGTTAGCCCCAATCCGGCCCAACTCGAGCAGCTCTGGCAGGCGGCGCTCGGCTTCTGTCCGGCCCTGGCAGAGGCCGAGATCCGGCAGCACTGGTGGGGTCGGCGGCCCCGCCCGGAAGGGCGCGCGGCCCCCATCATTGAAGCGCTCCCCGGCTATCGCAACGTTTGGGTGGCTGCCGGGCACTACCGCAACGGCGTGCTGCTCGCACCGGCAACGGCGCAGGCCATTCGCGAGGTGATCGGCACCGCGACAGCCGCCGCTTGA
- a CDS encoding protochlorophyllide oxidoreductase: MAENQKPTVTITGASSGVGLQATKALVNRGWHAVMACRNRDKAERAARSVQLPQDSYTILDLDLASLDSVRQFVQDFRNTGRSLDALVCNAAVYLPLLKEPMRTKEGYELSVGTNHLGHFLLCNLMLEDFKNATVSEPRLVILGTVTANPNELGGKIPIPAPPDLGDLSGLEAGFRAPISMIDGKKFKSGKAYKDSKLCNVLTMRELHRRYHDSTGITFSSLYPGCVATSNLFRNHSPVFQKLFPLFQKYVTGGYVSEEQAGERAAAVTADPGYNRSGVYWSWGSRQIEGRQAYAQEVAPEAQDQRKAERLWELSEQLVGLA; encoded by the coding sequence ATGGCAGAGAATCAAAAGCCCACGGTGACCATCACCGGGGCATCGTCGGGGGTGGGGCTGCAAGCCACTAAGGCACTAGTCAATCGCGGCTGGCATGCGGTCATGGCCTGCCGCAATCGCGACAAAGCCGAGCGCGCCGCACGCTCGGTTCAGCTCCCCCAGGACAGCTACACCATCCTGGACCTCGATTTGGCCTCGCTCGATAGCGTCCGCCAGTTCGTGCAGGATTTCCGCAATACCGGGCGATCGCTGGATGCCCTGGTGTGCAACGCGGCCGTTTATCTGCCGCTGCTGAAAGAGCCCATGCGCACCAAGGAAGGCTACGAGCTAAGCGTGGGCACCAACCACCTGGGCCATTTTCTGCTGTGCAACTTAATGCTAGAGGACTTCAAAAACGCCACCGTTTCTGAACCCCGGCTGGTCATTTTGGGCACGGTTACGGCCAATCCCAACGAGCTAGGCGGCAAGATCCCCATCCCGGCTCCGCCCGATCTGGGCGATCTCTCGGGCCTGGAAGCCGGCTTTAGGGCGCCCATCTCGATGATCGATGGCAAAAAGTTCAAATCCGGTAAAGCTTACAAAGACAGCAAGCTCTGCAACGTCCTGACCATGCGGGAGCTGCACCGCCGGTATCACGACAGTACCGGCATTACCTTCAGCTCGCTCTATCCCGGTTGTGTCGCCACCTCCAACCTGTTCCGCAACCACAGTCCGGTGTTCCAAAAGCTCTTTCCGCTGTTTCAAAAGTACGTCACCGGCGGCTACGTATCCGAGGAGCAGGCCGGCGAGCGCGCTGCCGCCGTTACAGCCGACCCGGGCTACAACCGCTCCGGTGTCTATTGGAGCTGGGGCAGCCGCCAGATAGAAGGCCGCCAAGCCTACGCCCAGGAAGTCGCCCCCGAGGCCCAGGACCAGCGCAAGGCCGAGCGCTTGTGGGAGCTGAGCGAGCAGCTAGTCGGGCTGGCCTAA
- a CDS encoding ATP-binding protein has translation MPVLPGKRSSAIASWLRPNRAEWTTVSFASTLYLHPILDLLLAHVPDPWEPELRLGLQEALVNAAKHGNQLDPCKTIVVRFGAARERCIWLVSDASSGLAPHYDCPDRPESLLPPEAAENGRGACILYQIFDSVDWEAPGTLRLYKRFDGGKRPHRLRRYWR, from the coding sequence ATGCCCGTACTGCCGGGTAAGCGATCGAGCGCGATTGCAAGCTGGCTCCGCCCCAACCGAGCCGAGTGGACGACCGTCAGCTTTGCTTCCACGCTCTATCTGCATCCCATCCTCGATCTGCTGCTAGCTCACGTCCCCGACCCCTGGGAGCCGGAGCTGCGCTTGGGATTGCAGGAAGCGTTGGTCAATGCCGCTAAGCACGGCAACCAGCTCGATCCCTGCAAGACCATCGTCGTCCGCTTTGGCGCTGCCCGCGAACGCTGCATCTGGTTGGTCTCGGATGCCAGTTCGGGCCTTGCCCCTCACTACGACTGTCCCGACCGACCCGAGAGCTTGCTGCCCCCCGAAGCCGCCGAGAACGGTCGCGGCGCTTGCATTCTGTACCAGATTTTCGACAGCGTTGATTGGGAAGCGCCCGGGACATTGCGGCTGTACAAGCGCTTCGATGGGGGCAAGCGTCCCCACCGCTTGCGGCGCTACTGGCGCTGA
- a CDS encoding urease accessory protein UreJ, translating into MPMLSPWFEPRNRNRARGTTWRDVGVAAATATLSLGFAQQATAHHPYGGTTPDSFWPGLLSGLVHPVIEPERLAFVLLSGLIATGWTRGWVVPLAFVAAALAGTSFHLGGGALPATQAGVALSTVVFGGLLAVRARAGQPRRPYGLVIAGLAALAGLFHGYAYGEAIIGAQMAPLLAYLIGFSLTQLAIALAALAVGNRLIERAAGVSLLRYAGAAASAAGLVFLSAAL; encoded by the coding sequence ATGCCTATGCTTTCCCCTTGGTTCGAGCCCCGCAATCGCAACCGTGCCCGCGGTACAACGTGGCGCGATGTGGGGGTTGCGGCCGCAACCGCGACCCTATCGTTGGGCTTTGCGCAGCAAGCAACGGCCCACCACCCCTATGGCGGCACGACCCCCGATAGCTTTTGGCCCGGCTTGCTCTCGGGGCTGGTCCACCCCGTTATCGAGCCCGAGCGCCTGGCTTTCGTTCTACTTAGCGGCCTGATTGCGACGGGTTGGACGCGCGGCTGGGTGGTGCCGCTGGCGTTTGTGGCCGCCGCACTCGCCGGAACGAGCTTTCACCTGGGCGGCGGCGCCCTGCCGGCAACCCAAGCGGGCGTTGCCCTCTCGACAGTCGTCTTTGGCGGCCTGCTGGCCGTGCGGGCGCGGGCGGGCCAGCCCCGGCGGCCGTACGGCCTAGTCATTGCCGGCCTGGCTGCCTTGGCTGGCTTGTTCCACGGCTACGCCTACGGGGAAGCCATCATCGGCGCCCAGATGGCGCCGCTGCTGGCCTACCTGATTGGGTTTAGCCTGACGCAGTTAGCGATTGCGTTGGCAGCGCTGGCGGTGGGCAATCGCCTCATCGAACGCGCGGCCGGGGTATCCCTGCTGCGCTACGCGGGCGCTGCTGCCAGTGCCGCTGGCCTAGTCTTTTTGAGCGCCGCGCTCTAG
- a CDS encoding DUF3172 domain-containing protein, which yields MARRRNSGNAKQSTLFKLGYAAWGVVSGAFILGIGLGILLTSTVTFNSENVASRESIQASVPNAEFCVQYGSSAVVTDMRVFMTMNPFNVFVTQPAMQPGCVMQQSNWSVLEQQDLVSSEQARECRKRMNTFGFTGSLEESPQIDCIYRNDSEKNLFPQGKGLAKR from the coding sequence ATGGCACGCAGGCGCAATTCGGGGAACGCGAAGCAATCGACGCTGTTTAAGCTGGGCTACGCGGCCTGGGGCGTAGTCTCGGGGGCCTTCATCCTGGGCATTGGCCTGGGGATTTTGCTCACCTCAACCGTGACCTTTAACAGCGAAAACGTGGCCTCGCGCGAATCGATTCAGGCCAGCGTCCCCAACGCCGAGTTCTGCGTTCAGTACGGTTCTAGCGCTGTGGTGACCGACATGCGGGTCTTTATGACCATGAACCCGTTCAATGTCTTCGTAACGCAGCCGGCCATGCAGCCCGGCTGCGTCATGCAGCAGAGCAATTGGTCGGTGCTGGAGCAACAAGATCTGGTCAGCAGCGAGCAGGCGCGCGAGTGCCGCAAGCGCATGAATACCTTCGGCTTCACTGGCAGCTTGGAGGAATCGCCCCAAATCGATTGCATTTACCGCAACGATTCCGAGAAAAACCTGTTCCCGCAGGGCAAAGGCTTGGCGAAGCGGTAG